In a genomic window of Thermosynechococcus sp. CL-1:
- the lspA gene encoding signal peptidase II encodes MSSQRLKIKNPLFWWAAGLALISDRLTKAWIVATYALTVPPQTTPIIPGVFHITYVTNTGAAFSLFANGSVWLRWLSLIVSLGLITWAVLGPRLDRWQQVGYGCLLGGALGNGIDRFLTGEVVDFLDFRLVQFPVFNVADIAINIGIACLLWSAWRQR; translated from the coding sequence ATGAGCAGTCAGCGGCTCAAGATCAAGAATCCCCTTTTTTGGTGGGCGGCTGGCCTCGCCTTAATTAGCGATCGCCTGACGAAAGCATGGATTGTGGCCACCTATGCCCTAACAGTGCCGCCGCAAACAACGCCCATTATCCCCGGTGTCTTTCACATTACCTACGTTACAAATACTGGGGCGGCCTTTAGCCTCTTTGCCAATGGCAGTGTCTGGTTGCGCTGGCTGTCTCTCATCGTGAGCTTGGGTCTGATCACTTGGGCGGTGCTCGGTCCGAGATTAGATCGCTGGCAGCAAGTGGGCTATGGCTGTTTACTGGGTGGCGCCTTAGGCAATGGCATTGATCGCTTTCTCACGGGCGAGGTGGTTGACTTCTTGGATTTTCGCTTGGTTCAATTTCCCGTCTTTAATGTGGCGGACATTGCCATCAATATCGGCATTGCCTGTCTTTTGTGGTCGGCGTGGCGCCAGCGCTAG
- a CDS encoding metallophosphoesterase, which yields MGDRAACRKDNRLVLIGDVHGHYEGLCRLLDLVSPRVGDRLYFLGDLVDRGPSSAAVVEFVRQCGYSVVRGNHEDMMLLTFEGKQINAAQLFVWSNSGGDETLASYTSTELLWQHLDWLHTVPFYEDLGDVFVVHAGLDPYLSLEQQGSQQCCWIREQFLGHPIPYFADKTIVVGHTITFTFPNVEAGQIVRGAGWIDIETGAYHRRSGWLTALDWTNQWVYQVNVLYGGTRQGELAQFLTDLRDVSYSIS from the coding sequence GTGGGCGATCGCGCAGCGTGTCGAAAGGACAATCGCCTTGTTCTGATTGGGGATGTCCACGGTCACTATGAAGGCCTGTGCCGTTTACTAGATCTCGTTTCACCTCGCGTGGGCGATCGCCTGTACTTTCTTGGCGACCTTGTGGATCGAGGGCCGAGTAGTGCCGCTGTCGTGGAATTCGTGCGCCAGTGTGGCTATAGTGTTGTGCGGGGCAACCACGAAGACATGATGCTCCTCACCTTCGAGGGCAAACAAATCAATGCCGCGCAGCTCTTTGTCTGGTCGAATAGTGGTGGGGATGAGACCCTTGCCAGCTACACCTCCACAGAGTTGCTTTGGCAGCACCTCGACTGGCTGCACACAGTTCCCTTCTATGAAGATTTAGGGGATGTGTTTGTTGTCCATGCAGGTCTTGATCCCTATCTTTCCCTAGAACAGCAAGGCAGTCAACAATGCTGCTGGATCCGCGAACAGTTTTTAGGCCACCCCATCCCCTACTTTGCGGATAAAACAATTGTGGTGGGTCACACGATTACCTTTACGTTTCCCAATGTCGAAGCAGGACAAATCGTGCGGGGTGCTGGCTGGATAGACATTGAAACCGGTGCCTACCATCGCCGCAGTGGTTGGTTAACAGCCCTCGACTGGACGAATCAATGGGTCTATCAAGTGAATGTGCTCTACGGTGGTACCCGCCAAGGAGAATTGGCTCAATTTTTAACTGATTTAAGAGATGTCTCCTACAGTATCAGCTAG
- a CDS encoding DUF3370 domain-containing protein, whose amino-acid sequence MLAPILVAQAALATPPQHSSTVVQEYSPRSNVVVQANAVPVNVPPPEVPSPPAATAYVTPTNFAYFPQDIRPLPGQLDDVPVFNSNSPEMVRSEGILLSTFPPHGKWQPAAHLNYPLEGRFDVFAHHITQSNRAVSTPTLYLGLLAYNPTDRYVTVRFHQAASFLSTPDAPFRNLPAMLDNPTGFVFSGPGSRVTNQVLRGVRQTFFPSQITIPPREARMLANLPLPLPTQFPNAVLNRVRAEFMLNADGSVGPKLPLIPDTNPFGEVSSSNGRSTLMYLESSGPIYLAQMSMFARMNEQGTERAPTLEEWWAMLHRGQLVTPRDIPPTPPNSSQFGRFFYGRVAGVSQGSRWQATLTDGQTHGQALTIPAPGRAISYGISTLHRGTLGTGQIQSAPMLVRYPDTAYYAHGNYGVHYSLTLPLVNNTRQFQSVVLTLQTPLKQDHRSVVLQFLEPPAPQVFFRGTVRVRFTDDLGQAQERYVHLVQRRGQRGEPLVTLNMRPGEKRDVIVDLVYPPDATPPQVLTVATLLGPSYENTTQAPAAANSLSLTPVTVP is encoded by the coding sequence ATGCTTGCTCCCATTCTTGTGGCACAAGCCGCTCTAGCAACTCCACCCCAACATTCATCCACCGTTGTACAGGAATATTCGCCTCGCTCGAATGTTGTTGTTCAGGCCAATGCGGTACCCGTCAACGTTCCACCCCCTGAAGTCCCTTCCCCACCCGCTGCAACGGCCTACGTCACACCCACCAATTTTGCCTATTTTCCCCAAGACATTCGTCCACTTCCCGGCCAATTAGACGATGTGCCCGTCTTTAACAGCAACAGTCCAGAGATGGTGCGCTCTGAGGGAATTCTCCTCTCCACCTTTCCACCCCACGGGAAATGGCAACCGGCGGCTCACCTCAACTATCCCTTAGAGGGGCGCTTTGATGTCTTTGCCCACCACATTACCCAATCCAATCGGGCGGTGAGTACGCCAACCCTCTATTTGGGGCTGTTGGCCTATAACCCAACGGATCGCTATGTCACGGTGAGATTTCATCAAGCCGCTAGTTTTTTAAGTACGCCAGATGCTCCCTTCCGCAATTTGCCCGCCATGCTCGATAACCCCACGGGCTTTGTTTTTTCAGGGCCTGGGAGTCGCGTCACCAACCAAGTGCTGCGGGGGGTACGGCAGACGTTCTTTCCCTCACAGATAACCATTCCCCCTCGCGAAGCGCGGATGTTGGCGAATTTGCCGCTGCCGTTGCCCACTCAATTTCCCAATGCGGTACTCAATCGGGTTCGGGCAGAGTTTATGCTCAATGCCGATGGCAGCGTCGGCCCCAAGTTACCCCTAATCCCGGATACAAATCCCTTTGGTGAAGTCTCCTCCTCCAATGGCCGCTCCACCCTGATGTATTTAGAAAGTAGTGGCCCGATTTACTTAGCGCAAATGTCAATGTTTGCCCGCATGAACGAGCAGGGCACCGAACGGGCACCCACCCTAGAGGAATGGTGGGCAATGCTCCATCGCGGTCAACTGGTTACCCCCCGCGACATTCCACCCACGCCCCCCAATAGTAGTCAGTTTGGTCGCTTCTTTTATGGCCGTGTGGCCGGTGTCAGTCAGGGCTCTCGCTGGCAAGCTACCCTCACCGATGGCCAAACCCATGGACAGGCTTTAACGATTCCGGCACCGGGGCGAGCCATCTCCTATGGCATTAGTACGCTCCACCGAGGTACCCTTGGCACGGGTCAAATTCAAAGTGCCCCCATGTTAGTACGCTATCCAGACACCGCCTACTACGCCCATGGCAATTATGGTGTTCACTATAGTTTGACCTTGCCCTTGGTCAACAATACCCGTCAGTTCCAGTCGGTGGTGCTAACGCTGCAAACCCCTCTCAAACAAGATCACCGCAGTGTGGTCCTCCAATTTTTGGAACCCCCGGCTCCCCAAGTGTTTTTCCGGGGAACGGTGCGTGTTCGCTTTACAGATGATTTAGGACAGGCTCAAGAGCGCTATGTCCATTTGGTACAGCGGCGGGGTCAGCGGGGAGAACCATTAGTGACATTAAATATGCGTCCAGGTGAAAAACGGGATGTTATTGTGGATCTAGTCTACCCACCCGATGCCACCCCACCCCAAGTGCTGACAGTGGCAACATTACTTGGCCCTAGCTATGAGAACACCACTCAAGCGCCAGCGGCTGCCAATTCTCTGTCCCTTACACCAGTGACAGTGCCATAG